One Triticum dicoccoides isolate Atlit2015 ecotype Zavitan chromosome 4B, WEW_v2.0, whole genome shotgun sequence genomic window carries:
- the LOC119295533 gene encoding zinc finger CCCH domain-containing protein 23-like isoform X2: MDAYEATKVVFARVQGLVDADLASKIMGMLLTQDKSEKDMIRLAFGPEHLLQSVVADLAACSKPPSPPAPAWRMAPGAAGGDVEGGLPFAAASEAFYPEEEYGCWSPASGTNHRRSFSLSDAEGGWKPCQYFVRGFCKNGSGCRFLHGLPEDVAEQEMAVMRAKALAAARSQMMAPAFPFSPSPPKGLSFLLQQQQQQSESQRAADMLFAGGDDMHRFSHRSPRMDRGDLAINHGARQIYLTFPADSTFTEEDVSSYFSMYGPVQDVRIPHQPKRMFGFVSFVYPETVRLVLAKGNPHFVCDARVLVKPYKEKGKVPDRFRHGGGGGHCLSPHHREFASVGSAMPPAGLLDSRDPFDLQQPQIGQRMLYGSMAGHEAAFLRRRLEEQQEAAELQHAIELQGRRLMGLQFLDLKNRGHHLLGSPVGSPSDGNGGCFSGNGNGVHLDEAISTIQDNSNLSSGLFMGPYAAASVISKEGKQEYQEEGGDGNGSPRQAVNSGEEGRRESGPGAAAASNVVCEYQERLSSGQGAIGL, from the exons ATGGACGCCTACGAGGCCACCAAGGTGGTGTTCGCACGGGTCCAGGGGCTCGTCGACGCGGACCTCGCCTCCAAGATCATGGGCATGCTGCTCACCCAGGACAAGAGCGAGAAGGATATGATCCGCCTCGCCTTCGGCCCCGAGCACCTCCTCCAGTCCGTCGTCGCCGACCTCGCGGCCTGCAGCAAACCCCCCTCCCCACCCGCGCCAGCATGGAGGATGGCGCCGGGTGCGGCTGGAGGAGATGTCGAAGGCGGCCTCCCGTTCGCCGCCGCATCCGAAGCGTTCTACCCCGAGGAGGAGTACGGGTGCTGGTCTCCGGCGAGCGGCACTAACCACCGCCGGAGCTTCTCGCTGAGCGACGCCGAGGGCGGGTGGAAGCCGTGCCAGTACTTCGTCCGGGGGTTCTGCAAGAACGGCTCCGGCTGCCGCTTCCTGCACGGGCTGCCCGAGGACGTCGCCGAGCAGGAGATGGCGGTCATGCGCGCCAAGGCCCTCGCCGCCGCGCGGTCGCAGATGATGGCGCCCGCCTTCCCCTTCTCGCCGTCGCCGCCCAAAGGCCTCAGCTTCCTcctacaacagcagcagcagcagagcgaGTCCCAAAG GGCGGCGGACATGCTGTTCGCCGGAGGCGATGACATGCACAGGTTCTCCCACCGGTCGCCTCGCATGGACCGCGGCGACCTCGCCATCAACCACGGCGCGCGCCAGATCTACCTCACTTTCCCCGCCGACTCCACCTTCACCGAAGAGGACGTGTCCAGCTACTTCAG CATGTACGGGCCGGTACAGGACGTGCGCATCCCGCACCAGCCGAAGCGCATGTTCGGCTTCGTCTCCTTCGTCTACCCGGAGACGGTGCGGCTCGTCCTCGCCAAGGGCAACCCACACTTCGTCTGCGACGCGCGCGTCCTCGTCAAGCCTTACAAGGAGAAGGGCAAGGTCCCCGACAGGTTcagacatggcggcggcggcggccactgCCTCTCTCCTCACCACCGCGAGTTCGCCTCCGTGGGCAGCGCGATGCCGCCTGCCGGTCTGCTCGACTCCAgggaccccttcgacctccagcagCCGCAAATCG GGCAGAGAATGCTGTACGGGAGCATGGCCGGCCACGAGGCGGCGTTTCTGAGGAGGAGGCTGGAGGAGcagcaggaggcggcggagctgcAGCATGCCATCGAGCTGCAAGGCCGCCGGCTCATGGGGCTGCAGTTTCTTGACCTCAAGAACAGGGGCCACCACCTCCTCGGCTCCCCCGTGGGCTCACCTTCCGACGGCAATGGCGGCTGCTTCAGTGGGAACGGCAATGGCGTCCATCTTGATGAGGCCATTAGCACCATCCAAG ATAACAGCAATCTGAGCAGTGGTCTTTTCATGGGTCCATATGCTGCTGCTTCTGTGATTTCTAAAGAAGGGAAGCAGGAGTATCAGGAGGAGGGTGGTGATGGCAATGGCAGTCCCAGGCAGGCAGTCAACTCTGGGGAAGAGGGGAGGAGGGAATCTGGTCCTGGGGCAGCAGCTGCATCCAATGTTGTTTGTGAATACCAAGAAAG ATTGTCGTCTGGGCAGGGAGCAATTGGGCTGTGA
- the LOC119295533 gene encoding zinc finger CCCH domain-containing protein 53-like isoform X1, translating into MDAYEATKVVFARVQGLVDADLASKIMGMLLTQDKSEKDMIRLAFGPEHLLQSVVADLAACSKPPSPPAPAWRMAPGAAGGDVEGGLPFAAASEAFYPEEEYGCWSPASGTNHRRSFSLSDAEGGWKPCQYFVRGFCKNGSGCRFLHGLPEDVAEQEMAVMRAKALAAARSQMMAPAFPFSPSPPKGLSFLLQQQQQQSESQRAADMLFAGGDDMHRFSHRSPRMDRGDLAINHGARQIYLTFPADSTFTEEDVSSYFSMYGPVQDVRIPHQPKRMFGFVSFVYPETVRLVLAKGNPHFVCDARVLVKPYKEKGKVPDRFRHGGGGGHCLSPHHREFASVGSAMPPAGLLDSRDPFDLQQPQIGQRMLYGSMAGHEAAFLRRRLEEQQEAAELQHAIELQGRRLMGLQFLDLKNRGHHLLGSPVGSPSDGNGGCFSGNGNGVHLDEAISTIQDNSNLSSGLFMGPYAAASVISKEGKQEYQEEGGDGNGSPRQAVNSGEEGRRESGPGAAAASNVVCEYQESGMEHTHHLPGSPFASSPTKEASIAAAAAAEQLTAHTGAMGNSSSPHLVASSLFPPTKPLYSSCFSQVPRLSSGQGAIGL; encoded by the exons ATGGACGCCTACGAGGCCACCAAGGTGGTGTTCGCACGGGTCCAGGGGCTCGTCGACGCGGACCTCGCCTCCAAGATCATGGGCATGCTGCTCACCCAGGACAAGAGCGAGAAGGATATGATCCGCCTCGCCTTCGGCCCCGAGCACCTCCTCCAGTCCGTCGTCGCCGACCTCGCGGCCTGCAGCAAACCCCCCTCCCCACCCGCGCCAGCATGGAGGATGGCGCCGGGTGCGGCTGGAGGAGATGTCGAAGGCGGCCTCCCGTTCGCCGCCGCATCCGAAGCGTTCTACCCCGAGGAGGAGTACGGGTGCTGGTCTCCGGCGAGCGGCACTAACCACCGCCGGAGCTTCTCGCTGAGCGACGCCGAGGGCGGGTGGAAGCCGTGCCAGTACTTCGTCCGGGGGTTCTGCAAGAACGGCTCCGGCTGCCGCTTCCTGCACGGGCTGCCCGAGGACGTCGCCGAGCAGGAGATGGCGGTCATGCGCGCCAAGGCCCTCGCCGCCGCGCGGTCGCAGATGATGGCGCCCGCCTTCCCCTTCTCGCCGTCGCCGCCCAAAGGCCTCAGCTTCCTcctacaacagcagcagcagcagagcgaGTCCCAAAG GGCGGCGGACATGCTGTTCGCCGGAGGCGATGACATGCACAGGTTCTCCCACCGGTCGCCTCGCATGGACCGCGGCGACCTCGCCATCAACCACGGCGCGCGCCAGATCTACCTCACTTTCCCCGCCGACTCCACCTTCACCGAAGAGGACGTGTCCAGCTACTTCAG CATGTACGGGCCGGTACAGGACGTGCGCATCCCGCACCAGCCGAAGCGCATGTTCGGCTTCGTCTCCTTCGTCTACCCGGAGACGGTGCGGCTCGTCCTCGCCAAGGGCAACCCACACTTCGTCTGCGACGCGCGCGTCCTCGTCAAGCCTTACAAGGAGAAGGGCAAGGTCCCCGACAGGTTcagacatggcggcggcggcggccactgCCTCTCTCCTCACCACCGCGAGTTCGCCTCCGTGGGCAGCGCGATGCCGCCTGCCGGTCTGCTCGACTCCAgggaccccttcgacctccagcagCCGCAAATCG GGCAGAGAATGCTGTACGGGAGCATGGCCGGCCACGAGGCGGCGTTTCTGAGGAGGAGGCTGGAGGAGcagcaggaggcggcggagctgcAGCATGCCATCGAGCTGCAAGGCCGCCGGCTCATGGGGCTGCAGTTTCTTGACCTCAAGAACAGGGGCCACCACCTCCTCGGCTCCCCCGTGGGCTCACCTTCCGACGGCAATGGCGGCTGCTTCAGTGGGAACGGCAATGGCGTCCATCTTGATGAGGCCATTAGCACCATCCAAG ATAACAGCAATCTGAGCAGTGGTCTTTTCATGGGTCCATATGCTGCTGCTTCTGTGATTTCTAAAGAAGGGAAGCAGGAGTATCAGGAGGAGGGTGGTGATGGCAATGGCAGTCCCAGGCAGGCAGTCAACTCTGGGGAAGAGGGGAGGAGGGAATCTGGTCCTGGGGCAGCAGCTGCATCCAATGTTGTTTGTGAATACCAAGAAAG TGGCATGGAGCACACCCACCACCTGCCTGGTAGCCCCTTTGCTTCTTCCCCCACCAAGGAGGCCtccattgctgctgctgctgctgctgagcaGCTGACAGCTCACACTGGTGCCATGGGCAACAGTAGCAGCCCCCACCTGGTGGCCTCTTCTCTTTTCCCGCCTACAAAACCTCTCTACAGCTCCTGCTTCTCTCAAGTGCCTAG ATTGTCGTCTGGGCAGGGAGCAATTGGGCTGTGA